Genomic DNA from Sporosarcina sp. ANT_H38:
AAAACTGATTATTTGTCTGCATTATTCTTTTATCGCATTCAATACTTCTAACGTTTCCAAAACACTGTCTAGGAAATCTGCAATGTCCCCCATATGTTCCTCATTAATTTTAGAATTGAATTTCACTTCAATCATGTCCTGGTAAGAGGGAGCACCTTGTTCAAACACGAAGCTCACTGTTTGCGTTAACTGGATATCATTTTCCCAAATCGTGTATAGTGCTTGCTCAATCTGTTTGCACTGAGTCGCTACATTTTGAATATGCTTTGTAAATTTGACAAACAACAAGCAACCCAGCCTCTGATCAGGCACCTCCAATATCTCACCTGCTAAATCCTTTAAGGATGCCTCTAATACAATCTCTGCTGTAACAGTTGGTCGATCGACTAGCGTAAATTGAATAGCAAAATACCTAGCCATAATGGCAAAATCCATTCGATCAACTCGGTTAATTATCGTTATTTTACGATCTAAATTATCTAAATCATAGACTTGATTTTCAAACGTTACTTTTAAATTATCAAAAATTGTTGGATCATACAACTTAACTCCTCCAAATAACAACCGGTTTTAGTAGTGCTTTATTTCCCGCAACATTTCTTATGTTTTTTCCCACTGCCACAAGGGCAAGGTTCGTTTCGACCGGTTTTACCACCATCGATTACGTTAAATGGCGTGTCCTGAAGTGGCATAAAGTGATGTCTTCCCATTTGAGCAAGTTCATGAGGTGTATGACCTCTATTTTCCCAAATACGTGTATTATTCGAGAGCATAGTAATAGCTTGCATATATTCATTCAGTTGCTTCATATCAATAAATTCAAAACGGCCTACAAACTCCCGCACAACACCTTGGAAATCAGTATTCACGACTTGTAATTGACCGACCAATTCATCTAGTTCTTTCTTAATCAGGAGTGTATTGCCGCCGAAAAAATCTTTCGCAAGCATTTTTCCAAGTTTTTCTTGATGGCTAGTCTTTTCATAATATAAATCATCTACGTAGCGTAATAGTTCTTCTCTTGCAGGAATATAAAATGGCTTGCCTTTGGTTCCCTCTAAATATGGGGAATAATTCCCGAGATTTTTAATGGTTTCATGGATCAATGCTCGCCTATTTGTAAACGCAATTTCTTTCCCTAGCTGTTTTGTATAATGAGCATCTGATAAAAGTGCTCGCAGCTCACTACTAGATATAGATGGCTCATTTTGAGCATTGTAAATCTCCAAAAACTTCGAATACCCAATAAATCCGAATAAATTAGTACACGCAATAGCGTACTGGATTATACGATTTTTGTTAGCTAGTTGGTCAATATCTACCAACTCGTCACTACGATATTTATCCGAAAGGACATAATAATTTTCATGATCAATAGATTGCCATTCAGTCTTTTTGTATTTCACATATTTTAAACTGTCATTCAGCCAAGAAATATCGAGAGGTACATAGTACTGCTCTTCTGCCCATGCATAGGTGGATAAGTAATCTGGATGAGTGGGGTCCTGATACACTTCTAGAAACGCTTCGTATCCAGGTGGACCGCCAACATCCTCCGGTGGCGCCGTTCCCTCCCCGCCAAGTAATGTCGGAAACCCAAAATAATAATCATCTACTACTTCTTCAAGCTCCACCAGAATACGCCAGTCGTCTCCAAAATCACAGTTATAAATAAAATGGACGTGTTTTTCAAGTTACGCATCGATTTTAATGCGCGCTGGCTGCTTGACCGTTTTTCCAATATACGCCTTATCATCGAGACTGCTATTACTGACTATTTTACCGTATATTATCCAAAACTTCGAAGAAAAGACCTTTCGCAAGTTCACTGAACTTGCAAAAGGTCTTGCCTATTCAAGGTAATTTCTCGTGTCACTACTTCAAATTCATTTCAAGTAAAACAATCCACCATTGATGATGTCAATTTTAATTCTCGCTGCGAATTGTTGGTCCATCGCCTCTTTCTCAATCTCATAACAATCCGGCTTATTTTCTACCCCTTCGTAGAAGTACTCTAATACCCTGCGATCCTTTTGCCATCTCAACTTCGCTTCTTCAGCCCATGTGTGATCCTCTTTCTGTATGATGTTGTCAATTATTCCATCCAATCGTTCAAGGGCACGAATGGGCTTTATAATATAAGGTAGATTATAGGTGTTTGCCGACATAGTGGTATCTAAATCCACTCCACTTAACAATTCCTGAAACCTCTCTAACACCTGCCCTGTCATTAAGTTAATGCCTAACGAATAAAGAATTTCTTTCGTTTGATCACTGTAATACGATATTTTATAATTAACACCTAGCCAAGGCGTTAATATCGTTTTCTTTTCAAGTTTATTTTCTACCCGTTCATGCATCTGAACAAACGAGCCCATCTCTTTCGTTGCTTGAAACAATTGACTGAGCCGTAGGGAACCGAAGTGGACAACTTCCCCTTTAACGTCTTCAACAAGCCTATTTTTATCTGTGATAAAAGTTAGTTGTGCTGGACTGGGCTCGTCATCTGTACTCTCTATATACTTCCAATAAAATGGTCTATTCATAATTTTTTTATCCATTTCAATCGTTAATTGGACATTGATATAGTGATCATTGTCATTTAATATTTGGCAATTATTTTCATGAAAAAACTGGCGTAAATAACTGTGAATTTGTTGCGGGTACATGTAATTCCTCCTTTAAATACCCAAGTACTTTCATCTCAAATGGATTTTTTGAAAGCGGATAGTATATCATCTAATTCACCCACTACTTGCTCAAAGACTCCAATTTTCACTTGAAGTAAATCCAATATATGGTCTTCGATTGTATTCTGAATGGCTAAATTGTATATATGGACGTCATGCTCTTGCCCTAACCGATGGACACGTCCAATTCTTTGCTCTAACTTCATGGGGTTCCATGGTAAATCATAATTAATGACGTGGTGACAAAATTGTAGGTTAATCCCTTCACTACCCGATTCCGTTGCAATTAGCACCTGCGCTTGTTCTTTAAACAGCTGCTTCATCCACTCTCGTTTATTCTTGTTGAATTGTCCGTTAAAAGGAACGCTTGTGATTCCTTTTGATTGTAAATACCATTGCAAATAGGTTTGACTCGCACGATATTCGGTAAAGAGTATAACCTTATCATTTGCCTGAGCAATAATTTCATAAGCTTTTTCTGCTTTTGAATTTATGTCTAGACCCATTAACTTTTGAATAATTCCTTCCATATACGAAATGTCTTCGGGTTTAGTGCATTTTTGAAGCATATTAGTTAAAGTCAAGCATGTAGCTTCCTTACTACTACACATCTCCCTTTGTAGCGTAATCATAGAAAAGGCATCCGAAAAATCAGGACACACATTTTTAAGATCTGAAATGAGATCATATACTTCTTTTTCTTCTTTAGTAAAATCAATGGGTATTATTTGAACACGACGATTCGTCCATTCAATTCCAGTATCCTGTCTTCTATTTCTTACCATCACTTGATTAACCAATTCTTTCAAATAATCGTCATGTTCCACGTTGTGTTTACTCGCGGAAAACGACGATTGAAACGTCTCATAATTACCTAGGTGTCCTGGTTTTAGTAAAGAAATGAGGTAAAAAAGTTCAAACACATCATTTTGAATTGGAGTTGCAGTTAACAACAAACAAAACTTTTTCTTTAAATTTTGTACGAACTCATAGTTTTTAGTTTTATGATTTTTTAATTTATGGGCTTCGTCAATGATGATCAAATCATACTCTTGATCGTAGATGTTTTCTTTATGTGGGCTTCTTTTTGCCATATCAATACTCATAACAACAATTGTAAATTGATTTAAGTCGTAATTTTTTTTATACTGCATAGCTGGAATATGAAATTTCTGGTTCAGTTCTTCAATCCATTGATTGACAAGAGAAGCTGGGACCAGAATTAACGCCTTCTTCACAAGGCCTCTGACTAAATACTCCTTCAAGATTAAACCCGCTTCAATGGTTTTACCGAGTCCCACTTCGTCTGCAAGAATCGCTTTTCCATTCATCCTTTCAATGACCGTTTCCGCCACTTTCAATTGATGGGCAAGTGGCGTAAGATTGGGTAAATACTTAGGTGATTGAAGACCATAGAAATCTGTAATCAAGTTCGTTTTGACTGCCTCATAACTCATCCTATATAATGTCCAACTATCCCATGCTTCACGATTCTCCAATCGCTCTGTAAAGCCTTCTTTCCACTCAGACGACTTTTCAATTATCATAACAATCACCTCATATCACTTTCTCTTTCTTATTAGATTGTCCCAAAACGAAGTTCCTATGTTTATTGAATTTGAAATTAAAGGCTCTATCTTGTTTTCAAAAAACAAAAAGACATGAAACGCACAACCCAGAAGGTCAAGCATTCCATGTCTTACCGTTTATTAATAAAGGCTCCGGAGTATACACCCAGTTCGAGAATCCTAATTCCCAGTACCTGTCTTCACTTAATCAGTTAAATTTTTAACTCAATTTTAGCATCTGCTTTTAGCTCTTCAACATGAGTAGCAAGTAGTTTCTGCTGTTGTTCTTGTTTAATAATTCCTTGGATTTCCTCACTTACTTCTTCAAGGGGTGGCATCTCTTGTCCAGCTGTTTTTGATTGAGCTGCGACTTGATCGTAGTATTCTTTAATTTCTTTATCCGTAATTTTTTCCGTTGGAGCTACCTTTTCAAGATATTTTTCAAATATGATTGATTCAGCAACTTGTTCTTTCAATGTTTTTACATCCATATTTTGGGCTTCAAGCGCCTTTTTCATTTCTTTTTCTCCACCAAATTGCTCTTCAAAAGCTGAATATTCTTCATCAATTTCAGATGTAGATGCTGTTATTTTCGCTTCTTTTGCTTTTTGAAGAATCAATGTCTGATTAACAAGGATATCAAGTGCTTGCGCTTTTACTTGTTTTGTTGATTCTTTAGTCGATGGGTCTTGTCCCATTTGTTGCATTTGACCTTGGATCGACGTCAATGCTGCATTATATTCCTCACCTGTAAGCTCTTCCTTATTTACAACAGCCACGATTTTATCCTTGTCCACTTGTTGTTTCGCTAACTTTTCTTCCATCTCTTTTGCAGATGCTTCTTGTTCTTTCGTAGCTCCTTGTTCATTCGTTGCTTCTTGCTTAGTTTCTTCTTTAGGTTTTTCTTCTGTTTCCGCTTTTTCTTCGCCACCGCAAGCAGCTAAACCTAATGCTAGCGCACCTGCCATAAATGGAACTAGTACTTTTTTCAACTTCATATCGTGTAAACCCCTTTCAAATCTGCCACCCAGTATTACTTAAGCTTATTTTACATTTTAACGAACATTTATCAAAAGATAAACTCATATCCCTCCGTGTCATCAAATTAACTTCTGGAAATTATTCAACAAATACTATAATCACCTATTAAACGTGCATCTATCGAAATACAGTCATTGGATTATTACAGTAACAAGTTACGTGCAGGATATACGTTTTCGATAACAATTAGCCACTTTACGTCATTGTGTAACACTTATGGCTATAATATATTCAGTGAAGGCAATTTTTATAGAACGCCCGACCTTCCTCCATCAATATTAACTGCCGTACCCGTTATATCTGAGGCAGCGCTTGAAACTAAAAATGGATTAACTTTCAGCGGCCTCATCCATATTTTCTATTCTCCCCATAGGAATTTGAGGGCGTGCGTCTTTTTCGTATGATTCCCACGCTAGCCTTCCCAAGCCCCAAACTGAAATCCTATCCATAGAAAATAATCCATAAACATGGCTAATTGTGGTAGCAACTAACCCCAAACAGTTCATATGGAGAATATTGTATATTTCAATGCACTCATTTATACTTTAATTATACAAATTTTCACTTACCCATAAAAACTACACTTTGAATTTTTCCAAAGTGTTAAGAGGAGGAAATATGAAACTAGGAGCATTCTCAGTAAGTCTAAATGTACAAGACATTACTAAATCAAAATCATTTTACGAAAACCTTGGATTTCAAGTCTTTGGAGGGGATATTACTCAAAATTGGCTTATTATGAAGAATGAAAGTTGCATAATTGGGCTATTCCAAGGAATGTTTGAAAAGAACATTTTGACTTTTAATCCGGGCTGGAATGAAAATGCCGACAATCTCGATTCCTTTACGGACATTCGTGACCTTCAAAAAAATCTTAAAGCACAAGGAATTAAAATGTTGACTGAAACAGATGAATCAAGCGTTGGGAATGCTAGTTTTACGATTGAAGATCCAGATGGGAATCCTATTCTTGTAGACCAACACGTCTAAAGAAGAGAAAATAACGATTCAAGGAACTTCCTGTAACATTCTATTAGCCAAGATTCTTATAAATAAGTTTAAAACTATACTATAGTGCCTTTTCCCCGTTTCTCTAAAGTTTTAAAACTCTATATACTGGGTGGACAGGCACTCTTGTGTAAGTTGCCGGACTCCAAAACAATGCGTTAAAACGCAAAAGGATACATCGAGTGGTTATTTATTTCGCAATTCGAGATTTCATTATTTCTTAAACTACAAAAAACACTAAAAATCCATCGATGGATTTTTAGTGTTTTTTGAAGCATCTGTTGTGAAAAATACCAAGTACTCATTAAGCACTGATTATTTTTAGAGTTTGGTGCCGTTTTTTAGTTCTTTTAAACGTAAAACGAGATCTTCGAGCCATTCTTTTGTATGTTGTGCCCGACTTAGTGAATGGTCCCCGATATATTTAAAGCCCAAATATTGATCTGAATGCTCATCTACTCGAGGACTAAAACTTAAATACGTTTCCCATGTTAAGCGATTCTTTTCAAGTTTTCTTTCAATAATTGCAATCACTTTTTCAATTTCAACATGCTTAATATTGACGAGCGCAATATACATCTCAGAAATTTCTTTCGCATTTTCAAATGCATTGTACATTTGTATTTTTAACTCTTGTCGTCCTTGTTCCGTGATTTGATAAACATGTTTATCTGGACGGTTTTCTTCCCTAATCGTTTCAACTGGTATGATATGCCCTTTAGCAGCTAACTTTTCGAAATGATAATAGAGTTTGTTTTCATTTAAGCCAGTAAATTGATCAATTGGAATCGGTTCAGACAATCGTTTTTTTAGCATATAGGGGTAGCTATTTTCTTCTGCTAATATTCCTAGAATATAAACTTGAATCGACATGTTAAAACTCTCCTTCAGTCTTCACTTGCCTTTAGTTTATCAAATTTAAGCAATACTTTCAGCAGTCACCGGTACATTTTTATGAAATACGCGAACGATCCCTATATTAATAACTAATGCACCTAAACCAACTAACAACATACTGAGATGTGATGCTGATGCATCGCCACCACCGTACATAATAGCAAAGTCTGCTTGCACCGAATAATACATTGGTGAAATATGACTTAACCATTCGTATGGTACGTACATCATTTCACGTGTCATCGCAGCACCGTTCGCAATTGTTTGCATTAGCAAGAACGGTATATTTAAGATCATGCCCGTTTCACCAAATGCTAATATGAATATCGAAGTGAATTGGAAGCTTACGAAATAACTTAGTGCATGATGTCCCCATAACGTGAAGAATGTTTCGATACCATGTCCATCAACTAGATACGTTATACCAAGTCCAACGACTGTTGCTACAATACCAATTAGTAGTGCAGTCAGTTGCATGTAAATGAATAGTTTAATTTTACTTGCCTTCCCACGACTTGCTCTAAATGCACCGACTAGTTGCATCGCCCCAATCATTGCACCTACATAACCCGCCATAGTTAAGAACATCGGTGCCATTGCGTTATGCATACCTGGTGGGATTTCATTAATCTTTACTACGTTCTCCGTAAATTGATTTTGCATGGCTGTAGCCATGGCTGCTGCTTGCTCTTCTGGCACATTTAAGTTTACTAACACACCAGTTGCATATTGCTCAGCGAATTGCTTACTTAATGTTGTACTAATTTCAGAAACGACCGAATCCATTGTTGACGACACAACAGTTGGACCAGCCTCATTAATTGTAAAATCAATACTTGAAGATGCTTCACCATTCATCACATCTTCAGAAAATGTTTCTGGGATGTGAATTACGAGCTTTATATCATTTTCATCTAATTGTTTTAACGCTTGTTTATTTGTTAAATCCGTTGTAATTTCTTCGAAAGGAAGATTACCCCCTAATTGTTCCGCAATTGTAGCACCAACTTTGCCTGCATCGTCATTGATAATTGCAATTGGTAATTGATCTATATTGTTGGGAATTGCCGTATACCCTGGCATAAACGAGACAAGCATGGCAATTTGATAAAATATCCCCATGAAGATTGCTCCACGCGCACCCTTCGTCTTTAAAAAATTCTTAAATTTCATAATAACCACCTTGAGCTTTATTTTTATTACTTTAATTAAAGTACTTTTATTAGTATACATTGTTTTGAAGGTATATAAGAATTTGATTGTGACAAAATAGAGGCAGTCCAATAGTGCATTCTAAAAAAGGAAAAAGGATGGAAATTAAATTATGGGGTACACTATCGAAATTAGGAGGAGATTAAATGGCGCGAAACAACAAAATTTTAGTCCCAGAAGCACGAAAAGGGTTGGATCAATTAAAAGCTGATGTCATGAAAGCACAAGGTTACAATGTGGATACAACTAATTCAGATAATGTGAAATACGAAGTCGCAAACGAACTCGGGATTCCATTGACAAAAGGCTATAATGGCAAGC
This window encodes:
- a CDS encoding YecA family protein; this encodes MLAKDFFGGNTLLIKKELDELVGQLQVVNTDFQGVVREFVGRFEFIDMKQLNEYMQAITMLSNNTRIWENRGHTPHELAQMGRHHFMPLQDTPFNVIDGGKTGRNEPCPCGSGKKHKKCCGK
- a CDS encoding VOC family protein, with amino-acid sequence MKLGAFSVSLNVQDITKSKSFYENLGFQVFGGDITQNWLIMKNESCIIGLFQGMFEKNILTFNPGWNENADNLDSFTDIRDLQKNLKAQGIKMLTETDESSVGNASFTIEDPDGNPILVDQHV
- a CDS encoding YhgE/Pip domain-containing protein, translating into MKFKNFLKTKGARGAIFMGIFYQIAMLVSFMPGYTAIPNNIDQLPIAIINDDAGKVGATIAEQLGGNLPFEEITTDLTNKQALKQLDENDIKLVIHIPETFSEDVMNGEASSSIDFTINEAGPTVVSSTMDSVVSEISTTLSKQFAEQYATGVLVNLNVPEEQAAAMATAMQNQFTENVVKINEIPPGMHNAMAPMFLTMAGYVGAMIGAMQLVGAFRASRGKASKIKLFIYMQLTALLIGIVATVVGLGITYLVDGHGIETFFTLWGHHALSYFVSFQFTSIFILAFGETGMILNIPFLLMQTIANGAAMTREMMYVPYEWLSHISPMYYSVQADFAIMYGGGDASASHLSMLLVGLGALVINIGIVRVFHKNVPVTAESIA
- a CDS encoding alpha/beta-type small acid-soluble spore protein, encoding MARNNKILVPEARKGLDQLKADVMKAQGYNVDTTNSDNVKYEVANELGIPLTKGYNGKLTSEQAGKIGGPIGGNMVKEMIRMAQEQMIKK
- a CDS encoding YqhG family protein, producing MYPQQIHSYLRQFFHENNCQILNDNDHYINVQLTIEMDKKIMNRPFYWKYIESTDDEPSPAQLTFITDKNRLVEDVKGEVVHFGSLRLSQLFQATKEMGSFVQMHERVENKLEKKTILTPWLGVNYKISYYSDQTKEILYSLGINLMTGQVLERFQELLSGVDLDTTMSANTYNLPYIIKPIRALERLDGIIDNIIQKEDHTWAEEAKLRWQKDRRVLEYFYEGVENKPDCYEIEKEAMDQQFAARIKIDIINGGLFYLK
- a CDS encoding PadR family transcriptional regulator, producing the protein MSIQVYILGILAEENSYPYMLKKRLSEPIPIDQFTGLNENKLYYHFEKLAAKGHIIPVETIREENRPDKHVYQITEQGRQELKIQMYNAFENAKEISEMYIALVNIKHVEIEKVIAIIERKLEKNRLTWETYLSFSPRVDEHSDQYLGFKYIGDHSLSRAQHTKEWLEDLVLRLKELKNGTKL
- a CDS encoding DEAD/DEAH box helicase, whose protein sequence is MIIEKSSEWKEGFTERLENREAWDSWTLYRMSYEAVKTNLITDFYGLQSPKYLPNLTPLAHQLKVAETVIERMNGKAILADEVGLGKTIEAGLILKEYLVRGLVKKALILVPASLVNQWIEELNQKFHIPAMQYKKNYDLNQFTIVVMSIDMAKRSPHKENIYDQEYDLIIIDEAHKLKNHKTKNYEFVQNLKKKFCLLLTATPIQNDVFELFYLISLLKPGHLGNYETFQSSFSASKHNVEHDDYLKELVNQVMVRNRRQDTGIEWTNRRVQIIPIDFTKEEKEVYDLISDLKNVCPDFSDAFSMITLQREMCSSKEATCLTLTNMLQKCTKPEDISYMEGIIQKLMGLDINSKAEKAYEIIAQANDKVILFTEYRASQTYLQWYLQSKGITSVPFNGQFNKNKREWMKQLFKEQAQVLIATESGSEGINLQFCHHVINYDLPWNPMKLEQRIGRVHRLGQEHDVHIYNLAIQNTIEDHILDLLQVKIGVFEQVVGELDDILSAFKKSI
- a CDS encoding SurA N-terminal domain-containing protein, which translates into the protein MKLKKVLVPFMAGALALGLAACGGEEKAETEEKPKEETKQEATNEQGATKEQEASAKEMEEKLAKQQVDKDKIVAVVNKEELTGEEYNAALTSIQGQMQQMGQDPSTKESTKQVKAQALDILVNQTLILQKAKEAKITASTSEIDEEYSAFEEQFGGEKEMKKALEAQNMDVKTLKEQVAESIIFEKYLEKVAPTEKITDKEIKEYYDQVAAQSKTAGQEMPPLEEVSEEIQGIIKQEQQQKLLATHVEELKADAKIELKI